The following coding sequences are from one Triticum dicoccoides isolate Atlit2015 ecotype Zavitan chromosome 4A, WEW_v2.0, whole genome shotgun sequence window:
- the LOC119288390 gene encoding disease resistance protein RGA5-like, translated as MDVETGAMGSLILKLGELLKEEYKLQAGVKEDVQCLKRELTSVYAALRNVSGVPWDQDDLHVKIWAGKARDMSYEIEDMVDRFLVRVEGLEPDVGNLQCLMKKMGDWLTKGKIQHKMASETEDIKANDVGAYSTGATMVDPRPLDRKELVGIDDSLNEVTNILSDGDGDVSKQLKMLSIVGFGGVGKTTLAKAVYDKLQAQFDCSAFVPVGQSPDVKKLLNDIIFGINKRMYPGLDERQLIDQLRGLLKNKRYFIVVDDIWSVRTLEMLKCAFVDNNCGSRIITTTRFLQVAGETGEVYSLKPLSRELSVELFNTRLFDGKRKCSYDRPTEAYDKILHKCGGVPLIIITMAGLLVGKPVESWSKVYNGVGINDENSLQTARRMLSLVYLDLPCHLRTCLLYLSIYPEDRMIEKDSLIWKWVAEGFVHKEAEVGLYETGERYFNELISKNMIQPVERSQHDGIIIGCRVHDMVLDMINVIAKEENFVTILNGYEYNNSSYICARRLAVGQRQDALVSTSMHQVRSFHTMCLDEFLPSLSCFQVLRVLALEGDILSEQNSSCLEHLGKLVHLRYLGLGKMVDVFELPKEIGDLKFLQILDLGCDTLEELPQSVCQLSQLKCLRFDGTRARVPDWIGNLTSLQELLLGSVNRPSNFVSEVGKLTELRKLRISGCLWLNSVSSVKAWAGSLVKLQKIKVLDVQRIYFDILSSC; from the exons GCAAGGCCAGGGACATGTCATACGAAATTGAGGACATGGTCGACAGGTTCCTGGTGCGTGTTGAGGGCCTTGAGCCCGATGTGGGCAACCTCCAATGTCTCATGAAAAAGATGGGCGATTGGCTCACCAAGGGCAAGATTCAACACAAGATGGCCAGCGAGACAgaagacatcaaggccaacgacGTTGGCgcttattcaactggcgcaaccatGGTTGACCCTCGCCCGCTGGATCGGAAAGAGCTCGTTGGCATTGATGATTCACTGAATGAGGTAACCAATATATTGTCAGATGGGGATGGTGATGTGTCCAAGCAACTCAAGATGCTCTCTATTGTCGGCTTTGGAGGTGTTGGCAAGACAACTCTTGCCAAAGCAGTGTATGATAAGCTCCAAGCGCAGTTCGATTGTAGTGCTTTTGTCCCCGTAGGACAGAGCCCGGACGTGAAGAAACTTCTTAACGACATTATCTTTGGAATTAACAAGCGAATGTACCCAGGGTTGGACGAACGGCAGCTGATCGACCAACTTCGAGGATTACTCAAGAACAAGAG GTATTTCATTGTTGTTGATGATATATGGAGTGTACGTACATTGGAGATGCTCAAATGTGCTTTTGTGGATAATAATTGCGGAAGCAGGATAATCACAACTACTCGTTTTCTCCAAGTCGCCGGAGAGACTGGTGAGGTATACAGTCTAAAACCACTTTCCCGGGAGTTATCTGTGGAGTTATTCAATACAAGATTGTTTGATGGTAAAAGGAAATGCTCTTATGATCGGCCAACAGAGGCATACGATAAAATTTTACATAAATGTGGTGGTGTACCATTGATTATAATCACAATGGCTGGCCTGCTTGTTGGCAAACCAGTGGAGTCTTGGTCTAAGGTGTACAACGGGGTTGGTATTAATGATGAAAACAGTCTACAAACCGCAAGAAGGATGCTTTCTCTCGTCTACCTTGATCTTCCTTGTCATCTAAGGACTTGTTTATTGTATCTGAGCATATATCCAGAGGATCGTATGATTGAGAAAGATAGTCTGATATGGAAGTGGGTTGCTGAGGGTTTTGTCCATAAGGAAGCGGAAGTAGGATTATATGAGACTGGTGAGAGATACTTCAACGAGTTGATAAGTAAAAACATGATACAACCGGTAGAGAGATCCCAGCATGATGGCATCATAATTGGTTGTCGTGTCCATGATATGGTGCTTGATATGATCAATGTTATAGCAAAGGAGGAAAATTTTGTCACCATATTAAATGGATACGAGTACAACAATTCTTCATATATCTGTGCTCGGAGGTTAGCTGTTGGACAGAGACAGGACGCTTTGGTTAGCACGAGTATGCACCAAGTAAGGTCATTTCATACCATGTGCTTGGATGAATTCCTTCCGTCGCTTTCCTGCTTCCAAGTTTTGCGTGTCCTAGCTCTTGAAGGTGATATTTTATCCGAGCAAAACAGTAGTTGTCTTGAGCATCTTGGAAAGTTAGTTCACCTGAGGTATCTTGGACTAGGGAAGATGGTGGATGTGTTTGAGTTACCAAAGGAAATTGGGGACCTAAAGTTCTTACAGATATTGGACTTGGGTTGTGATACACTTGAAGAACTGCCGCAGAGTGTTTGCCAGTTAAGTCAGCTCAAGTGCCTGCGCTTTGACGGTACGAGGGCAAGAGTGCCAGATTGGATAGGGAACCTGACATCTCTGCAAGAGCTATTGTTAGGCTCCGTCAATAGGCCTTCAAACTTTGTGAGTGAGGTGGGCAAGCTGACAGAGTTGAGGAAGCTCCGCATCAGTGGATGTTTATGGTTGAACAGTGTGAGCTCGGTAAAAGCTTGGGCGGGATCTCTAGTAAAACTGCAGAAGATTAAAGTCTTGGACGTTCAACGGATTTATTTTGATATCCTAAGTAGTTGTTAG
- the LOC119288392 gene encoding disease resistance protein RGA5-like, with protein MDLATGAMGSLLLKLGGLLTDEYKLQAGVKEDVQYLKRELTSMYAALRKVGDVPRDELDVQVKLWADDVRDLSYRMEDTIDKFLVRVEGSKAPAAAKPHKLKRLMKKMGDLFSKGKTRHEIADEVKDIKARVQEAADRRDRYKVNDVVASPAGSVTVDPRLLALYKDRKELVGIDDSLNELTKMLSDGDDDASKQLKMLSIAGFGGLGKTTLAKAVYDKIQGQFDYGAFVPVGRNPSRVKLLNDVLFGINKQMYPGLDERQLIDELRAVLKNKRYFIVIDDIWDKETWGIIKCAFVDNNCGSKIITTTRILEVATATGEVYMLKPLSPELSAELFNTRLFGGKGKCSYGQPTEAYDKILHRCGGIPLAITTMASLLVGKPVESWSKVYNSIGLGNEDNKDVDIMRKILLFSYYDLPCHLRTCLLYLSIYPEDHMIEKDSLIWKWVAEGFVQQEAKVGLSETGERYFNELINKSMIQPVESPLHDGIIIGCRVHDMVLDMINLIAKEENFVILLDRYQQDTSSDSNVRRLAVGRRHNPLVSTCMHQVRSFNATCLDEFVPPLSCFQVLRVLALEGDILSKHNSNCLENIGKLVHLRYLGLGKMVDVLELPKEIGDLKFLEILDLGCDTLEELPQSVCQLSQLKCLRFDGTRARVPDWIGNLTSLEELLLGCVNQPSNFVNELGKLTELRKLRISEHLRLNNAILVKAWAESLAKLQKIQVLDIHRVYFDM; from the exons ATGGATCTGGCGACGGGGGCCATGGGCAGCCTCCTCCTCAAGCTCGGCGGCCTCCTTACGGACGAGTACAAGCTGCAGGCCGGAGTCAAGGAAGACGTCCAGTACCTCAAGAGAGAGCTGACCAGCATGTACGCCGCCCTCCGCAAGGTCGGGGACGTGCCGCGGGACGAGCTCGACGTGCAAGTCAAGCTCTGGGCCGACGACGTCAGGGACCTCTCATACAGAATGGAGGACACCATCGACAAGTTCCTAGTGCGCGTCGAGGGCTCCAAGGCTCCCGCCGCCGCCAAGCCGCACAAGCTAAAACGGCTCATGAAGAAGATGGGCGACCTGTTCAGCAAGGGCAAAACCCGCCACGAGATCGCCGACGAGGTCAAAGACATCAAGGCCCGAGTCCAGGAGGCGGCTGACCGGCGTGATAGGTACAAGGTCAACGACGTGGTTGCTAGTCCAGCAGGCTCAGTAACGGTTGATCCTCGCCTATTGGCTCTATACAAGGATAGAAAAGAGCTAGTTGGCATTGATGATTCACTGAATGAGCTGACCAAGATGTTGTCAGATGGGGATGATGATGCGTCCAAGCAACTCAAGATGCTCTCTATTGCTGGATTCGGAGGTCTCGGCAAGACAACTCTTGCCAAAGCAGTGTATGATAAGATCCAAGGGCAATTCGATTATGGCGCTTTTGTTCCAGTAGGACGGAACCCGAGCAGGGTGAAACTTCTTAACGACGTTCTCTTTGGAATTAACAAGCAAATGTACCCTGGGTTGGATGAAAGGCAGCTGATCGACGAACTTCGAGCAGTACTCAAGAACAAGAG GTACTTCATCGTTATTGATGATATATGGGATAAAGAAACATGGGGCATAATCAAGTGTGCTTTTGTGGATAATAATTGCGGAAGCAAGATAATCACAACTACTCGTATTCTCGAAGTAGCCACAGCAACTGGTGAGGTATACATGCTAAAACCTCTTTCTCCGGAGTTATCAGCGGAGTTATTCAATACAAGATTGTTTGGTGGTAAAGGCAAATGCTCTTATGGTCAGCCAACAGAGGCATACGATAAAATTTTACATAGATGTGGTGGTATACCGTTGGCTATAACCACAATGGCTAGCTTGCTTGTTGGTAAACCAGTGGAGTCTTGGTCTAAGGTATACAACTCTATTGGTTTAGGAAATGAAGATAACAAAGATGTCGACATCATGAGAAAGATACTTTTATTCAGCTACTATGATCTGCCTTGCCATCTAAGGACTTGTTTATTGTATCTGAGCATATATCCAGAAGACCATATGATTGAGAAAGATAGTCTGATATGGAAGTGGGTTGCTGAGGGTTTTGTCCAGCAGGAAGCAAAGGTGGGATTATCTGAGACTGGTGAGAGATACTTCAACGAGTTGAtaaataaaagcatgatacaaCCGGTAGAGAGCCCCCTGCATGATGGCATCATAATTGGTTGTCGTGTCCATGATATGGTCCTTGATATGATCAATCTTATAGCAAAGGAAGAAAATTTTGTCATTTTATTAGATAGATATCAGCAAGACACATCTTCAGATAGCAATGTTCGTAGGTTAGCCGTTGGACGAAGACACAACCCTCTGGTTAGCACATGCATGCACCAAGTCAGGTCATTTAATGCCACGTGCTTGGATGAATTTGTTCCACCCCTTTCGTGCTTCCAAGTTTTGCGTGTCCTAGCTCTGGAAGGTGATATTTTATCCAAGCACAACAGTAATTGTCTTGAGAATATTGGAAAGTTAGTTCACCTGAGGTATCTTGGACTAGGGAAGATGGTGGATGTCCTCGAGTTGCCGAAGGAAATTGGGGACCTAAAGTTCTTGGAGATATTGGACTTGGGTTGTGATACACTAGAAGAACTGCCGCAGAGTGTTTGCCAATTAAGTCAACTCAAGTGCCTGCGCTTTGACGGTACGAGAGCAAGAGTGCCAGATTGGATAGGGAACCTGACATCTCTGGAAGAGCTTTTGTTAGGCTGCGTCAACCAGCCTTCAAACTTTGTGAATGAACTGGGCAAGCTGACAGAGTTGAGGAAGCTCCGCATTAGTGAACATTTACGGTTGAACAATGCAATCTTGGTAAAAGCTTGGGCAGAGTCTCTAGCAAAACTGCAGAAGATCCAAGTCCTAGACATTCATCGGGTTTATTTTGATATGTGA